The sequence GGTACAAGTGATTTGGCTGGCGTTAGGGGCTGATCCATTGAGTCAAAAGGTATTACGCGCTTCAGCAGGCGCAACACTTCATTTGCCTTACGAAAGATCTGGAGGGGAGGAGAAGGTAGCGATCAAAGAATTTGTAGAGAAACTTGAGTTTGCAGTTATGCGTGGATATCAAGTTGTAGGTTCTTTTGTCCCTGGAGGGTCTTTGTCTGATTCAACCTGTCCTTATTGGGAGCTTGATTGGACAAAGCCAACAGTATTAGTTCTTGGCAACGAAGGTTCTGGTCTTCATCCATTGATTAAGTCTTGTTGTACTCACTCGATCACCTTGCCTCATAGCTCATTGGTTGAATCGCTAAATGTGGCATCTGCAGCAGTTCCTCTGCTGTTGGAGCGACGAAGAGCCAAAATGTCTTGTGAAATACATCAGTGCCTGTGACCGAAGCCAATTTCGACTTCGATTTGATTGTGATAGGGGCAGGTTATGGCGGCTTTGATGCTGCTAAACATGCTGCTGAAAATGGACTCCAGGTGGCGATTGTTGAATCGCGTGAGATGGGAGGGACCTGTGTGAACAGAGGGTGTGTGCCCTCTAAGGCTTTATTAGCGGCAAGCGGCAAAGTTAGGGAGTTGGCTGATTCGCAACATTTGTCTGGGTTTGGCATTCACGCTGCGCCTGTTCGATTTGAGAGGCAAAAAATTGCCGATCATGCAAATAATTTGGTCTCAGCTATTCGAAACAATTTAACTAAAACACTAGAGCGATCAGGGGTTACTATTCTGCGTGGGCAAGGAAGGTTGGAAGGTAATCAATGTGTTGGGCTAAGAGAAATTAGTGGGGTTGATCGGGTTTTTACTACCAAAGATGTAATCCTTGCAACTGGTTCTGACCCATTTGTGCCCCCTGGAATTGAAATTGATGGAAGAACAGTTTTTACAAGTGATGAGGCCATTAGCCTTGAATGGCTGCCTCGCTGGATAGCCATTATTGGGAGTGGTTATATAGGTCTTGAATTCGCAGATATATATACAGCTTTGGGCTGTGAGGTCACGATGATCGAGGCCCTTGATCGGATTATGCCTACTTTTGATCCTGACCTAACAAAATTAGCGTCACGTCAATTGATTGACGGGCGAGATATTGATGCACGTGCTGGCTTATTAGCCAGCAAAGTAACGCCTGGTTGCCCAGTACTTATTGAATTGTCAGATGTCAAAACGCGTGAGTTTGTTCAAGAGTTACAAGTAGATGCAGTATTGGTGGCGACAGGAAGGGTCCCAACTTCCTCTGGATTGAATTTGAGTTCAGTTGGTGTAGAGCTCAATAGAGGTTATGTCCCTATTGACGACGGAATGCGGGTGTTAAAGAAAGGGGAACCAATCCCTAACCTTTGGGCCGTTGGAGATGTCACGGGTAAGCTGATGTTGGCTCACACTGCTGCTGCTCAAGGAACAGTTGCTGTGGACAACATTCTCGGGAATAGTCGAATTATCGACTATCGCAGCATCCCTGCTGCTACTTTTACGCACCCAGAGATAAGTTCAGTTGGTTGTTCTGAGGTAGAGGCAAAAGAACTTGCCTCTAAAGAAGATTTTGAGTTAGGAATTGTTCGCAGTTATTTCAAGGGGAATTCAAAGGCTTTGGCTGAGATTGAAAGTGATGGCCTGATGAAGTTGCTTTTTCGAAAAGATACTGGAGAAGTTCTTGGTGCACACATATATGGCTTGCATGCTGCTGATTTGATTCAGGAAGTGGCTAACGCCGTTGCAAGACGGCAAAACGTGGTTGCGTT comes from Prochlorococcus sp. MIT 1307 and encodes:
- a CDS encoding RNA methyltransferase, with the protein product MPLISSRRNPLVRRLKALASKEGREKFSLLLLEGTHLLEEALKTSFFPGEIIATSSWLKDHLELLKLIPKNVLFHEVTRSVLEAALTTKNPDGVAALFPLEAIPKPPKDLDFVLALDRLQDPGNLGTLFRTALAAEVQVIWLALGADPLSQKVLRASAGATLHLPYERSGGEEKVAIKEFVEKLEFAVMRGYQVVGSFVPGGSLSDSTCPYWELDWTKPTVLVLGNEGSGLHPLIKSCCTHSITLPHSSLVESLNVASAAVPLLLERRRAKMSCEIHQCL
- a CDS encoding dihydrolipoyl dehydrogenase, which translates into the protein MTEANFDFDLIVIGAGYGGFDAAKHAAENGLQVAIVESREMGGTCVNRGCVPSKALLAASGKVRELADSQHLSGFGIHAAPVRFERQKIADHANNLVSAIRNNLTKTLERSGVTILRGQGRLEGNQCVGLREISGVDRVFTTKDVILATGSDPFVPPGIEIDGRTVFTSDEAISLEWLPRWIAIIGSGYIGLEFADIYTALGCEVTMIEALDRIMPTFDPDLTKLASRQLIDGRDIDARAGLLASKVTPGCPVLIELSDVKTREFVQELQVDAVLVATGRVPTSSGLNLSSVGVELNRGYVPIDDGMRVLKKGEPIPNLWAVGDVTGKLMLAHTAAAQGTVAVDNILGNSRIIDYRSIPAATFTHPEISSVGCSEVEAKELASKEDFELGIVRSYFKGNSKALAEIESDGLMKLLFRKDTGEVLGAHIYGLHAADLIQEVANAVARRQNVVALSREVHTHPTLSEVVEVAYKQAAKQLN